A window from Listeria seeligeri serovar 1/2b str. SLCC3954 encodes these proteins:
- the gadR gene encoding acid resistance transcriptional regulator GadR, with the protein MSEYLEIPELNKAFPFRSFINEGEVLVYPHWHKEIEIIYALKGSLNLGINDMPIQLKEGEIQVINGGDVHYFLASPNSERIVIQFDLSLFQEEMQLDEAGKTLREMLTEMAHLSRDWPEEVASKMQSLIQEIHSESSENKPGKHYILKADLLAIIVLIYRAIPQIKTQPDSVISEQAVLKSQETLQKLDQIFSYVEKHYQEPVSLQEVADYTGFSTYYFTKFFKRNTGMTFVTFLNDYRLNKAKWMLLNEAFPVTEVAELAGFSSVKTFHHAFKRAMGVAPLKYRKAIYGNN; encoded by the coding sequence ATGAGTGAATACTTAGAAATTCCTGAATTAAATAAAGCTTTTCCGTTTCGATCATTCATCAATGAAGGTGAGGTTCTTGTCTACCCACACTGGCATAAAGAAATCGAAATTATTTATGCATTAAAAGGCAGTTTGAATTTAGGGATAAATGATATGCCGATTCAATTAAAAGAAGGCGAAATTCAAGTTATTAATGGTGGCGATGTTCACTATTTTTTAGCCTCCCCAAATAGTGAACGGATTGTTATTCAATTTGATTTAAGTTTATTTCAAGAAGAAATGCAACTGGACGAGGCAGGTAAAACATTACGAGAAATGCTTACAGAAATGGCACATTTGAGTAGAGACTGGCCAGAAGAAGTTGCCAGTAAAATGCAGTCATTAATTCAGGAAATACATTCAGAATCTAGTGAGAATAAACCAGGGAAACATTACATTTTGAAAGCAGACTTGCTGGCGATTATTGTTCTTATTTACCGGGCGATTCCGCAAATAAAAACGCAACCTGATAGTGTGATTTCTGAACAAGCAGTACTCAAATCACAAGAAACTTTACAAAAACTAGATCAGATTTTCTCTTATGTAGAAAAACATTACCAGGAACCTGTTAGTTTACAAGAAGTAGCAGATTATACTGGATTTAGCACCTATTATTTTACGAAGTTTTTTAAACGAAATACGGGAATGACTTTTGTTACTTTTTTAAATGACTATCGTTTAAATAAAGCCAAATGGATGTTGCTAAATGAAGCATTTCCAGTAACTGAAGTGGCTGAACTTGCAGGCTTTAGCAGTGTTAAAACCTTCCACCATGCTTTTAAAAGAGCAATGGGAGTTGCCCCGCTCAAATACAGGAAAGCAATATACGGGAATAATTAA
- a CDS encoding Gfo/Idh/MocA family protein, protein MSLKVGIIGCGGIANGKHMPSLLKAEKAEMVAFCDIVLEKAEEAAKEFGAENASVYTNYKDLLQDKSIDVIHVCTPNISHAEISIAAMEAGKHVMCEKPMAKTTDEAKSMIAAAERTGKKLTIGYQNRFRKDSDYLHQICENNELGDIYYAKAKAIRRRAVPTWGVFLDEEAQGGGPLIDIGTHALDLTLWMMDNYKPKYVVGNSYHKLAKKENAANAWGSWDPKKFTVEDSAFGFITMENGATIVLEASWALNTLDVGEARTSLSGTEGGADMEDGLRINGEAYSQMYEKKIQLDADGVDFYDGEGDDPALIEAEQWLDAILNNTEPVVKPEQALVVTQILEAIYESSKTGKPVYFN, encoded by the coding sequence ATGTCATTAAAAGTTGGAATTATTGGGTGTGGAGGCATTGCAAATGGTAAGCATATGCCAAGTTTGTTAAAAGCTGAAAAAGCAGAGATGGTTGCTTTTTGCGATATTGTACTAGAAAAAGCAGAGGAAGCAGCAAAAGAATTTGGGGCTGAAAATGCAAGCGTATACACAAATTATAAAGACTTACTCCAAGATAAATCAATTGATGTTATTCATGTTTGTACACCAAATATTTCGCATGCAGAAATTTCAATTGCGGCAATGGAAGCTGGCAAACATGTTATGTGCGAAAAACCAATGGCAAAAACAACCGATGAAGCTAAGAGCATGATAGCAGCTGCAGAGCGTACAGGGAAGAAATTAACAATCGGTTACCAAAATAGATTCCGTAAAGACTCAGACTACTTACACCAAATTTGCGAAAATAATGAACTAGGTGATATTTATTATGCTAAAGCAAAAGCGATTCGTCGCCGCGCAGTACCGACATGGGGCGTATTTTTAGATGAAGAAGCGCAAGGTGGGGGACCACTTATTGATATCGGCACCCATGCACTTGATCTAACACTTTGGATGATGGACAATTACAAACCAAAATATGTTGTCGGAAATAGTTATCATAAACTAGCAAAAAAAGAAAATGCAGCAAACGCTTGGGGTTCATGGGATCCAAAGAAATTTACGGTGGAAGATTCTGCATTTGGCTTTATCACAATGGAAAACGGTGCAACGATTGTTCTAGAAGCAAGTTGGGCATTAAATACGCTAGACGTTGGAGAAGCAAGAACGTCGCTTAGTGGAACAGAAGGCGGCGCAGATATGGAAGACGGCCTACGAATTAACGGAGAAGCTTATAGTCAAATGTACGAAAAGAAAATTCAACTTGATGCGGATGGAGTAGATTTTTATGATGGCGAAGGAGACGACCCAGCATTAATCGAAGCAGAACAGTGGTTAGATGCGATTTTAAACAATACAGAGCCAGTTGTAAAACCAGAGCAAGCGCTTGTTGTAACACAAATTTTAGAAGCAATTTATGAGTCATCTAAAACCGGAAAACCAGTTTATTTCAATTAA
- a CDS encoding DUF4870 domain-containing protein — protein MNDHRILNALSYFSIFFAPIIIPVLIWIFAKTDEVTHHAKIALLTHIIPTIAGIVCFSSFFITSFTQGGILTNLTLMVTAGLFFITIIATAGLFIFNIVRGIQMLLTKQEEDVWI, from the coding sequence ATGAACGATCATCGAATTTTAAATGCATTAAGTTATTTTAGTATATTTTTTGCCCCTATTATTATTCCGGTGCTAATATGGATATTTGCTAAAACTGACGAAGTTACTCACCATGCCAAAATTGCTTTATTAACGCATATTATTCCAACTATTGCAGGTATTGTTTGTTTCTCAAGTTTTTTTATTACTTCCTTTACACAAGGTGGTATTTTAACTAATTTAACATTAATGGTTACTGCCGGCTTATTCTTTATTACGATTATCGCAACAGCAGGCTTATTTATTTTTAATATTGTTCGTGGTATCCAAATGTTGCTTACCAAACAAGAAGAAGACGTCTGGATTTAA
- a CDS encoding SDR family oxidoreductase produces MGKLNGKVVVITGAASGMGQQIALLFAKEGAKVVVADLNLEAAQKTVDLVEKENGTALAVVANVTSEDDVQNMINQAVEKYGTLDILVNNAGIMDNFVPAGELTDELWDKVFAINTTGVMRATRKALHIFEEKGQGVIVNIASAGGLFGSRAGAAYTASKHAVVGFTKNVGFQYANKNIRCNAIAPGAVNTNIGTTIYAPDQFGQERAMIGMGTNPRAGDASEIAKVALFLASDDASFVNGTVVTADAGWTAY; encoded by the coding sequence ATGGGGAAATTAAATGGAAAAGTTGTCGTTATAACAGGGGCAGCGTCAGGAATGGGGCAACAAATCGCACTGCTTTTTGCTAAAGAAGGTGCGAAGGTAGTAGTCGCTGATTTGAATCTAGAAGCTGCACAAAAGACAGTGGATTTAGTTGAAAAGGAAAATGGAACTGCGCTTGCTGTAGTAGCGAACGTAACTAGTGAAGACGATGTACAAAATATGATTAACCAAGCTGTTGAGAAATATGGTACTTTAGATATTTTAGTGAATAATGCCGGGATTATGGATAATTTTGTTCCAGCAGGAGAATTAACGGATGAACTTTGGGATAAAGTGTTTGCTATCAATACAACTGGGGTGATGCGGGCTACACGAAAGGCATTACACATTTTTGAAGAAAAAGGACAAGGCGTTATTGTGAACATTGCATCTGCTGGAGGATTATTTGGTTCACGTGCGGGTGCTGCGTATACTGCTTCTAAACATGCGGTAGTCGGGTTTACCAAAAATGTTGGCTTCCAGTACGCAAATAAAAATATTCGTTGTAACGCGATTGCACCAGGAGCGGTGAATACCAACATTGGAACAACTATTTACGCGCCGGATCAATTTGGACAAGAACGAGCTATGATTGGAATGGGAACTAACCCTCGGGCTGGCGATGCTTCGGAAATTGCGAAAGTCGCTTTATTCTTAGCCTCTGATGATGCTAGCTTTGTAAATGGAACTGTAGTTACTGCAGATGCTGGTTGGACAGCTTACTAA
- a CDS encoding TetR/AcrR family transcriptional regulator, which yields MDRRIRKTKQSLNEALFTLLDRKPFKQITITDIVQEADVNRGTFYKHYREKEDLLDNIIQEVLADLKSAYQDPYLKTNHFSVQALTPSMIKIFDHVYSHQTFYKQVINSTISPSFQNQVCDVIRELVLNDFVSFSSTTNAEPMLLATYQAHAIFGMIVFWAEEEFSHSPEYMSEQLLFIIHAKQQIL from the coding sequence ATGGATAGACGTATAAGAAAGACAAAGCAGTCCTTAAATGAAGCACTATTTACCCTGCTTGACCGTAAGCCATTCAAACAAATTACCATTACGGATATTGTACAAGAAGCAGATGTTAACCGGGGTACTTTTTACAAGCATTATCGTGAAAAAGAGGATTTACTTGATAACATTATTCAAGAAGTTTTAGCAGATTTAAAAAGCGCCTATCAAGACCCTTATCTGAAAACAAATCATTTCTCCGTGCAAGCACTTACTCCATCAATGATAAAAATATTTGATCATGTATATAGTCACCAAACTTTCTATAAACAAGTTATTAATTCAACTATTAGCCCTAGTTTTCAAAATCAAGTCTGTGATGTGATTCGTGAGTTAGTTTTAAATGATTTCGTAAGTTTTTCTAGTACTACTAATGCAGAACCAATGTTACTTGCAACTTACCAAGCACATGCCATTTTTGGAATGATTGTTTTTTGGGCTGAAGAAGAATTTTCGCATTCACCGGAGTATATGTCCGAACAATTACTTTTTATTATCCATGCAAAACAACAAATACTTTGA
- a CDS encoding MBL fold metallo-hydrolase, giving the protein MTKIKRIMTGTIQENCYIVYQDGLALIIDPGAEANKIEAEIAKLEVTPVAILLTHCHYDHIGALEEIRATYSIPVYVSPKEQSWLSSPELNLSAHIAGTPIVARPAEHEFTLGDYNIEGFHFKVVPTPGHSIGSLSFIFADFVIVGDALFKGSIGRTDLYTGDFDTLINSITEELFVLPDDLQAYSGHGEVTTIGHEKATNPYFN; this is encoded by the coding sequence ATGACAAAAATTAAAAGAATTATGACAGGGACAATCCAAGAAAATTGTTATATTGTCTATCAAGATGGTTTAGCGCTAATTATTGATCCAGGTGCTGAGGCAAATAAAATCGAAGCGGAAATTGCTAAACTTGAAGTTACTCCGGTAGCGATTTTGTTGACTCATTGTCATTATGACCACATTGGAGCGCTAGAAGAGATTCGAGCGACTTATTCTATTCCTGTCTATGTTAGCCCGAAAGAACAAAGTTGGCTTTCCAGTCCTGAACTCAATCTGTCTGCTCATATTGCTGGAACACCAATCGTTGCCCGCCCTGCGGAACATGAATTTACGCTCGGGGACTATAATATTGAAGGTTTTCATTTTAAAGTTGTACCAACACCAGGTCATTCTATTGGAAGTTTGAGCTTTATTTTTGCTGACTTTGTTATTGTTGGCGATGCGTTATTCAAAGGTAGCATTGGTCGTACAGACTTATACACGGGCGATTTTGATACTTTAATTAATAGTATTACTGAAGAGCTATTTGTTCTTCCAGATGATTTACAAGCATACTCTGGACACGGAGAAGTAACAACTATTGGCCATGAAAAAGCAACAAATCCATATTTTAACTAA
- the gloA gene encoding lactoylglutathione lyase → MTAKMLHTCIRVKNLTESIAFYENALGLKEIRRKDFPDFEFTLVYMAFEEGGFELELTYNYDQQEAYDLGNGYGHLAVGVPDVRALLKEHQAAGYTVTDLKGLPGEDPFYYFLTDPDGYKTEIIQDGAL, encoded by the coding sequence ATGACTGCAAAAATGTTACATACGTGCATTCGGGTGAAAAACTTAACCGAATCAATCGCGTTTTATGAGAATGCTCTAGGTTTAAAGGAGATTCGTCGAAAAGATTTTCCTGATTTTGAATTCACACTTGTTTATATGGCTTTTGAAGAAGGTGGATTTGAACTAGAATTAACTTACAATTATGACCAACAAGAAGCTTATGACTTAGGAAATGGTTACGGTCATTTAGCAGTTGGTGTTCCTGATGTCCGCGCATTACTAAAAGAACATCAAGCTGCCGGCTATACGGTAACAGACTTAAAAGGCCTTCCTGGTGAAGATCCATTTTATTACTTCCTAACTGATCCAGATGGTTATAAAACAGAGATTATTCAAGATGGCGCATTATAG
- a CDS encoding Crp/Fnr family transcriptional regulator, with protein sequence MYSDEDIFKETTTKSLLQILKKNEGFHENCYQEIFPKGQEIKLNNTSGFKIYLVESGYFAYCLENEHGNSGIICFVGGEVAVNLVPIINEEPEDSILRALTEIQCWVLEPEFVERVLSETGQKEKYLLANLLYTRRAYFKASKRTFMKKEARIRACLKDIGLYMGRVTKEREYVLPEEINNSILAQYANTTREYTNIIVLKLRKEGILDDSHKPWVIKNMNAL encoded by the coding sequence ATGTATTCAGATGAAGATATTTTTAAAGAAACGACAACAAAATCATTGCTACAGATACTCAAAAAAAATGAGGGTTTTCATGAGAATTGCTATCAAGAAATATTTCCAAAAGGTCAAGAAATAAAATTAAATAACACTAGTGGCTTCAAAATTTATTTAGTTGAGAGTGGTTATTTTGCTTATTGTCTAGAGAATGAACATGGCAATTCGGGAATTATTTGTTTTGTTGGTGGGGAAGTTGCGGTTAATTTAGTCCCAATTATTAATGAAGAACCAGAAGATTCTATTTTACGGGCTTTGACAGAAATTCAATGTTGGGTACTAGAGCCTGAATTTGTCGAACGAGTCTTGAGTGAAACAGGTCAAAAAGAAAAATACTTATTAGCTAATCTACTTTATACAAGAAGAGCTTATTTTAAAGCAAGTAAACGTACTTTCATGAAAAAAGAAGCACGTATTCGAGCTTGTTTGAAAGATATCGGTCTATATATGGGTCGGGTAACGAAAGAGCGAGAATATGTTTTACCTGAGGAAATTAATAATTCTATTCTGGCTCAATATGCGAATACAACTCGAGAATATACGAATATTATTGTATTAAAGTTACGTAAAGAAGGCATTCTAGATGATAGCCACAAACCATGGGTCATAAAAAATATGAATGCTCTTTAA
- a CDS encoding diguanylate cyclase: MVQQLVSNAAILLAGFYIISIIYKEPITKEMATRRKVVIGIWAGVLGFMLMLFGIPISNNVIVDLRHIPILMVGFYGGPIPALVSAIIISLSRFLLSVNLAAFMAAVVMMLIGVMAAFLSKRLERYKIWGVFTLNIIASGFVVVNLHLILAKESYFWINMTIFVVISLVIGVVSAGLMNNMIKSKQLFQKYEQDSTLDYLTQLSNVRQFDEKINHVVDKSGRQVALLLIDIDFFKNINDTYGHDAGDAILKQLAFILKESTTDGSEAFRNGGEEFSLILLDYSVEEGNYFAEHIRKETEEHHFLIPSGQTVKITISIGVSGSHNEVTTSERLFKSADEALYKAKLTGRNRVCIADEN; the protein is encoded by the coding sequence TTGGTCCAACAATTAGTAAGTAATGCAGCAATTTTACTTGCAGGTTTTTATATTATTTCAATAATTTATAAAGAACCAATTACAAAAGAAATGGCAACAAGAAGAAAAGTGGTCATTGGGATATGGGCAGGAGTTCTTGGATTTATGCTAATGCTTTTTGGGATTCCAATTTCCAATAATGTTATTGTAGATTTGCGTCACATTCCAATTTTAATGGTGGGATTTTATGGTGGACCTATTCCAGCGCTTGTGTCGGCCATCATCATCTCACTGTCACGATTTTTACTTTCCGTCAATTTAGCTGCATTTATGGCTGCTGTTGTGATGATGCTCATTGGGGTAATGGCTGCGTTCTTAAGTAAACGATTAGAGCGCTATAAAATTTGGGGCGTTTTCACTTTGAATATTATTGCCAGTGGTTTTGTAGTGGTAAACTTACATTTGATTTTAGCTAAAGAATCTTATTTCTGGATTAACATGACGATATTTGTAGTGATTTCGCTTGTTATTGGTGTTGTTTCAGCAGGGTTGATGAACAATATGATTAAATCCAAACAACTATTTCAAAAATATGAGCAAGACTCCACACTAGATTATTTGACGCAGTTATCTAATGTAAGGCAGTTTGATGAAAAAATTAACCATGTCGTGGATAAAAGCGGAAGACAAGTGGCATTGCTGTTAATTGACATTGATTTCTTTAAAAATATCAATGATACATATGGACATGATGCGGGCGATGCGATTTTAAAACAACTTGCTTTCATTTTAAAGGAGAGTACAACAGATGGTTCGGAAGCATTTAGAAACGGAGGGGAAGAATTTTCGCTTATTTTACTAGATTATTCAGTGGAAGAAGGTAACTATTTTGCTGAACATATTCGAAAGGAAACAGAAGAACATCATTTTCTGATTCCAAGTGGGCAAACGGTGAAAATAACTATTTCTATCGGTGTTAGTGGTTCCCATAATGAAGTAACGACTAGTGAACGTTTATTTAAATCAGCGGATGAAGCTTTATATAAAGCAAAACTTACTGGTCGAAATCGAGTGTGTATTGCGGATGAGAACTAA